Sequence from the Flavobacterium sp. J372 genome:
AAATTTCATGGCAGTTTGTTTTTGTGTTCCTAAATCAGTTAATAGTATTTGTCCGAATTTATTTATACCGAATTTAGCTATAAAAATGAAAACGGTAAAGTGTATTAATAAAACTTTAATACTACAAGTATGACCATTTTTTTGACTGCCAGCGGGTTGTATTAGTTTACAGGATTGCCGTTTTCATCATACAGCAGTACCCAGTTATCATGGCCCCAGTAGTTCCATTCGGCAGCGGCCAGGTCAACTTTATTATTAATCAAAGCTTTCATAGGGCCTCCATTAATTGACACCATTGAATTTACATAAACAGCTACATCTTTACCTTCTTTGGCATAATGTTTTTTTATGCGCTGGCACATCTGCCATATCATATCGGGCTTGGCTGCCATGCCGCTTTTTTGCTTAGGAGTAAGGTCTCCCGTTACATCATAGTAAAGCTCTTCGCCGGTTTTTTTATCTACAACCCTAAAATTGATCAGCCCATTCCGGAAACGCAGCATCATGCGCCAGCTAAGGCGGTGGCCTTCTTCTGTCCAGAGCACATCGCCTTTCATAAGCAGGTGCCTGGCAGGCAGCAGCAGCTGGATGATAAGGTAAGGTACAAAGAAGTACCAGAAGATATTTTTGCCTTCATAGGTAGGGCTATGGTCGGTAACCGGCGGTTTCTTTTTAAAGAAAATGCGGCGCATTTTTTCAGGTGGGTAAAAGAACACAACAAAGCTAAGCGCGAAGAACGGAAAGATACCTATTTGCAGCGTGATAGAATTGAAAAGGTGGAATATCAGCGAAGCAATCAGGGCAATTGTCCTTGTGCGTTTCCAAAGCAGGCACGGCACAATAAACAAGTCGAAAATGATGCCCATCCAGGCGATGCCCAGATAAACCCACTTTTGTGTAAAGAATGGCAGGAGTGAAGGGGTGATAGTGCGCTCCATAAGGCTGCGGGTAAAAGTGCCGTCAATCCAGCCGGGATAAAATTTTGCCAGCGATGCATATACATAAACAATGGTAACCTGCGCTATCATTACCCATGAGCACCACGCCGGCATGGTAAGCCTGCGAATGGATGGGTTTTTAAGTGAATCTATCGCCGCATACCGGTTTGCAGGCAGAAAACACATTATGAAGCACACCAGCATAAGCAGGTAGTAATGGTTGTTATAGGTAGTTTTTTGCATAAAGTAGGTTGCAGCCCACATTATTGTGAAAATCCCCAGGCTCCAGCGATATTTATAACCGGCCATAACCAGCAGTCCGCAAAAGCCCATAATTATAAAGTATACATACATCCAATAGCCCGGTAAAGGCTGAAGCCATTCCATATGGATATGTGAGAATGTGAATTTTGGGTCAATCAGGTTATACTTAACCCAGCCGGTGCCAATAGCTCCCCAGGTTTCGCAGGCCAGCAGCAACCCCAGGAACATCCTGAAGATGATAAGCGGCGAATTATCTATCTGCTCAAAAAGGCGGTTCTTCATTTATAGCAGGTTTTGAAAAAATGCACGTGTGGCCTGGCCATCTTTTACAAGTTGTTCTTTAAGCGCATCAAGCGATTCAAATTTTTCCTCATCACGTATTTTGCTGTAAAGGCTTATACGCAGTTCTTTGCCGTACAAATCACCGTCATAGTCAAGATAATTTACCTCGATGGTACGGGTAGTGCCGCCAACAGTAGGGTTGGTGCCAATACTCATCATCCCGAAAACATTTTTACCGTCAATAATGCTTGAAACTACGTAAATGCCAATAGGGGGTATCAGCTTATAATCTTCCGCAATATCAATATTGGCAGTTGGGAAGCCTATGGTACGGCCTATCTCTTTACCTTTCACCACAGTACCTGTAAGCAGGTAGGGGTAGCCCAGGAAGCTGTTGGCAGTGACAATATCACCTGAGTCAAGCGCATTGCGGATTTTGGTAGAGCTTACAGAAACTTCATCTATTTCCAGCGCCGATATCTGTATAACCTCAAAGCCGTATTGTTCACCAAACCGTTCAAGGTCGGTAATAGTAGCAGTACGGTTGCGCCCGAAACGGTGGTCATACCCGATGATGATGTGGTTTATGTTTAGTTTATCAAATAAGATATCTTTTACAAATTCTTCAGCCGTAAGGCGTGAAAAAGCGTGGTCAAACGGATGGATTATAAGGTTGTCTACACCGCATTGTTCCAGTAAATAAGCCTTTTCGTTGATGGTATTGAGCAGTTTTATATCGCTGTGCTGCTGCAAAACCATCCGCGGATGCGGAAAAAACGTAAGTACGGTTGAGGCGGCGCCTGCAGCTTTTGCTGTTGCCGTAAGTTTATCAATGATAGTTTTATGCCCTTTGTGCACACCATCAAAAGTGCCAAGTGTAAGCACAGTGGCTGAATTTGTGGTGAAATCCTGTATGGAATTAAAAATTTTCAAAACGTGGAAGTTTCGTTTCGGCAAATGTAACTATACATCGATAAATTAACTAAACTGAAGTGGGAAAATTGACTCATAATCTGTTACATAGTTAATTAACATCAAAAAAAGGCACGCAACTGTAAAAGATTTATTAAAATGAAATATATTTGCCACCTATTTTACAACAAAAAACTTAATATAATGAGAAAATTATTACTCGCGGCTCTATTCGCTATTTTCTGCATTTCCTTTGGTAATGCTCAGGAAGGCGGCTGGAGGCCAGTTGATAAGAAAGACGCCGGCGCTAACGGAGAGGTGAAAGAATCTCTCATGAAAGTTACCGGAGGATTTTTTCTTTTTGATGCGCAGACGCTAAGGCAGCCACTTGCAGGCGCCGGCAGCAAAGAATCTGGCGCGCAGCCTGTTGTTATTGCTATTCCTGATGTAAATGGCAACATGGAGCAATATGCAATGTATGAATCTTCAAACTTTGCGCCTGAACTACAGGCCCAATATCCTGAAATACGTGCCTATGCAGGTAACAGCCTTCAGAATCCATCAGCAGTGCTTAGGCTAAGCCTGTCTCCTAGAGGATTGAGCGGTATGGTACTGCGTGAAGCAGGTAAAACTGAATTTAT
This genomic interval carries:
- a CDS encoding bifunctional riboflavin kinase/FAD synthetase: MKIFNSIQDFTTNSATVLTLGTFDGVHKGHKTIIDKLTATAKAAGAASTVLTFFPHPRMVLQQHSDIKLLNTINEKAYLLEQCGVDNLIIHPFDHAFSRLTAEEFVKDILFDKLNINHIIIGYDHRFGRNRTATITDLERFGEQYGFEVIQISALEIDEVSVSSTKIRNALDSGDIVTANSFLGYPYLLTGTVVKGKEIGRTIGFPTANIDIAEDYKLIPPIGIYVVSSIIDGKNVFGMMSIGTNPTVGGTTRTIEVNYLDYDGDLYGKELRISLYSKIRDEEKFESLDALKEQLVKDGQATRAFFQNLL
- a CDS encoding HTTM domain-containing protein, with product MKNRLFEQIDNSPLIIFRMFLGLLLACETWGAIGTGWVKYNLIDPKFTFSHIHMEWLQPLPGYWMYVYFIIMGFCGLLVMAGYKYRWSLGIFTIMWAATYFMQKTTYNNHYYLLMLVCFIMCFLPANRYAAIDSLKNPSIRRLTMPAWCSWVMIAQVTIVYVYASLAKFYPGWIDGTFTRSLMERTITPSLLPFFTQKWVYLGIAWMGIIFDLFIVPCLLWKRTRTIALIASLIFHLFNSITLQIGIFPFFALSFVVFFYPPEKMRRIFFKKKPPVTDHSPTYEGKNIFWYFFVPYLIIQLLLPARHLLMKGDVLWTEEGHRLSWRMMLRFRNGLINFRVVDKKTGEELYYDVTGDLTPKQKSGMAAKPDMIWQMCQRIKKHYAKEGKDVAVYVNSMVSINGGPMKALINNKVDLAAAEWNYWGHDNWVLLYDENGNPVN